A portion of the Clostridium gelidum genome contains these proteins:
- the addA gene encoding helicase-exonuclease AddAB subunit AddA, translated as MGETKWTDEQLSAIETRNCNLLVAAAAGSGKTAVLVERIIRIITNEENPVDIDKLLVVTFTNAAASEMRERIANAISKELEINPNSKNLQKQLTLLNRANITTMHSFCLDVIKNNFHKIDLDPSFRIGDQTEGILIKEEVIEELFEDKYDEEEIEFTNLVEAFSSYKNDDNLKDLVLDLYNFTMSGPWPEKWLNDSAEAFKINTLEELNETKWAKILVKSIKIEVEGYIRMMEKAIEIVNQTDGLEPYLDNFISELSELRSVYESSNNGLEEMYKVLSSVVFSRLKSIKKDKVSDEDAQNTVKKIRDDIKKKISELINSTFSVTPQQMLVNIQGAYTYIKKLTEIVLEFSIRFNKRKKEKNILDFNDLEHFCLQILIDYDEDKNIIPSKVAGNFKEYFDEVLVDEYQDSNNVQETIISLVSRKESDNPNVFMVGDVKQSIYRFRQAKPELFIDKYNIYQLNQGNNRKIQLYKNFRSRKEVIDGVNYIFKELMSNIVGELEYTDDEALNLGASYKECNDDNVTIGGAIELNIVDKNYEVAIQESSGESFEEQEEIENVNLEGRIVAKRIKELMSPNGDKVFNVIDKETGEYRPLRYKDIVILLRATKNWSESLLDELGAEGIPVYADTGSGYFESIEIRTIISLLKVIDNPMQDVPMIAVLRSSIMNFSADELSDVRLVNKENYFYENVKCISEEVYEDQETLYSKELIDKCKSLVDCIDKWRNKSIYMAIDEFIWYLYMDTAYYGYVGAMPNGVLRQANLKILFQRAKQFEKTSFKGLFNFINFINKLTKSSGDMGSAKILGENEDVVRIMSIHKSKGLEFPVVFLCGTGKNFNLMDLNKNMLYHDELGLGPDFVDLEKRFSIGTLAKEAIKKKMKFETLSEEMRILYVACTRAKEKLIITGAINNIQRSIEKWMSSASLDHNIILPSEVLKGRSYLDWLGMALCQHNDGIKLRESIGVSNEISRDDDSKWEINLWNKIDLINTVDLEDINTDEKHESKITYVDSMDKTTMEEVNRRLSYRYPLKASTILKSNISVSDLKRKNIEEDYEVEEIYKEKVIITPKFIQERKGLTPAERGTAVHFVMKKIDLSRVSSVKEIEEQLQELFDGEFLLKEELKAINPYKILNFFKSNLGTKMLELNESGKKIYIEVPFYTEISSLEIDNTLDDKYKDEKVRLQGIIDCFFEYNEDLILLDYKTDYVKDGDEDTLKEKYKKQLDYYSDAIFKMTGKKVKYKYLYSFSLEKEIKVD; from the coding sequence ATGGGTGAGACTAAATGGACTGATGAACAATTAAGTGCAATTGAAACAAGAAATTGTAATTTATTAGTTGCAGCAGCTGCGGGTTCTGGCAAGACTGCAGTTTTAGTAGAAAGAATTATAAGGATAATTACAAATGAAGAAAATCCCGTTGATATAGATAAATTATTGGTTGTAACATTTACTAATGCAGCAGCATCTGAAATGAGAGAGAGAATAGCTAATGCAATATCAAAAGAATTAGAAATAAATCCAAATTCTAAAAATCTTCAAAAGCAACTAACATTGTTAAATAGAGCTAATATTACTACAATGCATTCATTTTGTTTAGATGTAATTAAGAATAACTTTCATAAGATTGATTTAGATCCATCTTTTAGAATTGGAGACCAAACTGAAGGTATATTAATTAAAGAAGAGGTAATAGAGGAACTTTTTGAAGATAAATATGATGAGGAAGAGATAGAATTTACTAATTTAGTTGAAGCCTTTAGTAGTTACAAGAATGATGATAATTTGAAAGATTTAGTGCTAGATTTATATAATTTTACTATGTCAGGTCCATGGCCTGAAAAATGGCTTAATGATAGTGCTGAGGCGTTTAAGATTAATACATTAGAAGAGTTAAATGAAACTAAGTGGGCTAAGATTTTAGTTAAAAGTATCAAAATTGAGGTTGAGGGATATATAAGGATGATGGAAAAAGCCATTGAGATAGTTAATCAAACTGATGGATTAGAACCTTATTTAGATAATTTTATAAGTGAGTTAAGTGAGTTAAGAAGTGTCTATGAATCTAGTAATAATGGATTAGAAGAAATGTATAAAGTATTATCATCCGTTGTGTTTAGTAGACTAAAATCTATAAAAAAAGATAAAGTTTCAGATGAAGATGCTCAAAATACTGTGAAGAAAATTAGAGATGATATTAAAAAGAAAATATCTGAACTAATAAATAGCACATTTTCAGTAACACCACAGCAAATGTTAGTTAATATTCAAGGTGCATATACCTATATAAAAAAATTAACAGAAATTGTTTTAGAATTTAGCATTAGATTTAATAAAAGAAAAAAGGAAAAGAATATATTAGATTTTAATGATTTGGAGCATTTTTGTTTGCAAATATTAATTGATTATGATGAAGATAAAAATATAATCCCATCTAAGGTTGCTGGGAACTTTAAAGAATACTTTGATGAAGTACTTGTAGATGAGTATCAAGATTCTAATAATGTACAAGAAACTATAATAAGTTTAGTATCTAGAAAAGAAAGTGATAATCCTAATGTGTTTATGGTTGGAGATGTTAAGCAAAGTATATATAGATTTAGACAAGCAAAACCTGAACTATTTATTGATAAATATAACATTTATCAATTAAATCAAGGAAATAACAGAAAAATTCAATTATATAAGAATTTCAGAAGTAGAAAAGAAGTTATTGATGGAGTAAATTATATATTTAAAGAATTAATGTCTAATATCGTTGGGGAATTAGAATATACAGATGATGAAGCATTAAATTTAGGTGCAAGCTATAAAGAGTGTAATGATGACAATGTAACTATTGGTGGTGCAATAGAGCTTAATATAGTAGATAAGAATTATGAAGTAGCAATTCAAGAGAGTTCAGGAGAATCCTTTGAAGAACAAGAAGAAATTGAGAATGTAAATTTAGAAGGTAGAATTGTTGCAAAGAGAATTAAAGAATTAATGTCACCAAATGGAGATAAGGTATTTAATGTTATAGATAAGGAAACGGGAGAATACAGACCACTAAGGTATAAGGACATAGTAATTCTCTTAAGAGCAACAAAAAACTGGTCTGAAAGCTTATTAGATGAATTAGGGGCAGAAGGAATTCCGGTATATGCAGATACAGGATCAGGATATTTTGAATCAATTGAAATTAGAACTATAATATCTCTTTTAAAAGTTATTGATAATCCAATGCAAGATGTTCCCATGATAGCAGTATTAAGATCTTCAATTATGAATTTTTCAGCAGATGAATTGAGTGATGTTAGACTTGTAAATAAAGAAAATTATTTTTATGAAAATGTAAAATGTATAAGTGAAGAAGTTTATGAAGATCAAGAAACACTATATTCAAAAGAATTAATAGATAAATGTAAGTCTTTAGTTGATTGCATTGATAAGTGGAGAAATAAATCAATTTATATGGCAATTGATGAATTTATATGGTACTTATACATGGATACAGCTTACTATGGATATGTTGGAGCTATGCCAAATGGTGTACTTAGGCAAGCTAATTTAAAGATACTTTTTCAAAGGGCAAAACAGTTTGAGAAAACGAGTTTTAAAGGTTTATTTAATTTTATAAACTTTATAAATAAGCTTACAAAATCTTCTGGAGATATGGGAAGTGCTAAAATACTCGGAGAAAATGAAGATGTAGTTAGAATTATGAGTATTCATAAAAGTAAAGGACTGGAGTTTCCAGTAGTATTCTTATGTGGAACCGGAAAGAACTTTAATTTGATGGATTTAAATAAAAATATGTTATATCATGATGAGCTAGGACTTGGACCTGATTTTGTAGACTTAGAAAAAAGGTTTAGTATTGGAACTTTAGCTAAGGAAGCAATAAAAAAGAAAATGAAGTTTGAAACATTATCAGAAGAGATGAGAATACTTTATGTTGCATGTACAAGAGCAAAGGAAAAATTAATTATAACAGGTGCAATTAATAATATTCAAAGATCTATAGAAAAATGGATGAGTTCAGCATCATTAGATCACAATATTATTTTACCTTCAGAAGTTTTAAAAGGAAGGTCATATTTAGATTGGCTCGGTATGGCACTATGCCAACATAATGATGGAATTAAACTTAGAGAGTCTATTGGTGTTTCAAATGAAATATCAAGGGATGATGATTCTAAATGGGAAATAAACTTATGGAATAAAATTGATTTAATTAATACAGTGGATTTAGAGGATATAAACACTGATGAGAAACATGAATCGAAAATTACTTATGTTGATTCAATGGACAAAACTACTATGGAAGAGGTAAATAGAAGATTATCATATAGATATCCATTAAAAGCATCAACTATTCTTAAAAGTAATATTTCAGTTTCTGATTTAAAGAGAAAAAATATTGAAGAAGATTATGAGGTTGAAGAAATTTATAAAGAAAAAGTAATAATTACCCCTAAATTTATTCAAGAAAGAAAGGGTTTAACTCCAGCTGAAAGAGGTACGGCAGTCCACTTTGTAATGAAAAAGATAGATTTAAGTAGAGTTTCATCTGTAAAAGAAATTGAAGAACAGTTACAGGAGTTATTTGATGGGGAATTCTTACTTAAAGAAGAATTAAAAGCTATTAATCCATATAAAATATTAAATTTCTTCAAATCTAATTTAGGTACAAAGATGCTTGAATTAAATGAGAGTGGTAAAAAAATATATATAGAAGTGCCATTTTATACTGAAATAAGCAGCTTAGAGATAGACAATACATTAGATGATAAATATAAGGATGAAAAGGTCAGATTGCAAGGTATAATTGACTGTTTCTTTGAATATAATGAGGATTTAATACTTTTAGATTATAAAACTGATTATGTGAAAGATGGAGATGAAGATACTCTTAAAGAAAAATATAAGAAACAATTAGATTATTATAGTGATGCAATATTTAAGATGACAGGTAAAAAGGTTAAATATAAGTATTTATATTCATTTTCTTTGGAGAAAGAAATAAAAGTTGATTAA
- a CDS encoding L,D-transpeptidase, which translates to MNINKIHHNKIKNKKIFNKIVFLLILSIIICLSSIYEGYRYNKFIDDFKTNFNNYKFSEANNLLLTKQNFNPFKLFIMNNDISQYFNTKIKTLSEDINSKNISNEDALIQLKEIQRYNIISYVELQDISASIDSIADSTKNYNTGIDYFNNGKYLEAISSLKKVSTLDLNYVDSLMYLNNSKNRFKKDLLDYCDNLVSNDYYNEALSKISNNNDILGDDNNVKEKIVEIKTKQQEYLDKNSAIVEASSRALTTTISPNNINTLNIESTTSYFINVNLKNQKTYIYKGKPDKWQLVRTCPCSTGIIGEDTPSGSFSTKEKGDWFFSDKYEQGGKYWTQITGDILFHSVPFDKDKTTVLDYTMNKRSSHGCIRLSIDDAKWIYTNIPKESKVIIK; encoded by the coding sequence TTGAACATAAACAAAATTCATCATAATAAAATAAAAAATAAGAAGATATTTAATAAAATTGTATTTTTATTAATATTATCTATCATTATATGCTTAAGTAGTATTTATGAGGGTTATAGATATAATAAATTCATTGATGATTTTAAAACAAATTTTAATAACTATAAATTCTCAGAAGCAAATAATTTATTATTAACTAAACAAAATTTTAATCCATTTAAGTTATTTATCATGAATAATGATATTTCTCAATATTTTAATACTAAAATTAAAACTTTGTCAGAAGATATTAACTCTAAAAACATATCTAATGAAGATGCATTAATACAGCTCAAAGAAATACAACGTTATAATATTATATCATATGTTGAATTACAGGATATTTCTGCTTCAATAGATTCAATTGCAGATTCTACTAAAAATTATAATACTGGTATAGATTATTTTAACAACGGAAAATATCTAGAAGCAATATCTTCCTTGAAAAAAGTTTCTACTTTAGACTTAAATTACGTTGATTCATTAATGTACTTAAATAACTCAAAGAATAGATTTAAAAAAGACTTATTAGATTATTGTGATAATTTAGTTAGCAATGATTATTATAATGAAGCACTTTCTAAAATTTCAAACAATAACGATATTTTAGGAGATGATAATAATGTAAAAGAAAAAATAGTAGAAATTAAAACAAAACAACAAGAATACTTAGATAAGAATTCTGCAATTGTTGAAGCTTCATCACGTGCATTAACAACTACTATATCACCAAATAACATCAATACATTAAATATAGAAAGTACTACATCTTATTTTATTAATGTAAATCTAAAGAATCAAAAAACCTATATATATAAGGGTAAACCAGATAAATGGCAATTAGTTAGAACATGTCCATGTTCTACTGGAATAATTGGTGAAGATACCCCTTCTGGATCTTTCTCTACTAAAGAAAAAGGTGATTGGTTTTTTTCAGATAAATATGAACAAGGTGGTAAGTATTGGACTCAAATTACTGGTGATATTTTATTTCACTCAGTTCCATTTGATAAAGATAAGACTACTGTTTTAGATTATACAATGAATAAGAGATCTTCCCATGGCTGTATTAGGCTTTCTATTGATGATGCTAAATGGATTTATACTAATATTCCTAAAGAAAGTAAAGTAATCATAAAATAA
- a CDS encoding DUF1189 family protein, producing the protein MEYKTNFFKKVMTSIYDIKIFSKYAKEGVFRSISYAMLLTLILVGVKDISIGYKTENIDIISFVYIISRDFGLEFLNLLFNCAIVVMIALISTIFMRMVVKYTALYSLTLYAATLPLIIQTILESVNRNISFDVMFIIGTLTYVILILKYIKDEIIKNSN; encoded by the coding sequence ATGGAATATAAAACTAATTTTTTTAAAAAGGTTATGACGTCTATATACGACATAAAAATATTTTCTAAATATGCAAAAGAAGGAGTATTTAGATCAATTTCATATGCAATGTTACTTACTTTAATTTTAGTTGGAGTAAAAGATATCTCTATTGGATATAAAACTGAGAATATTGATATTATAAGTTTTGTATATATAATAAGTAGGGATTTTGGACTAGAATTTTTAAATTTATTGTTCAATTGTGCAATAGTAGTTATGATTGCATTAATTTCTACAATATTCATGAGGATGGTAGTTAAATATACTGCATTATATTCATTAACGTTATATGCAGCTACATTGCCATTAATAATTCAAACTATATTAGAATCAGTTAATCGTAATATAAGTTTTGATGTTATGTTTATAATAGGAACATTGACTTATGTTATATTAATATTAAAGTATATAAAAGACGAAATAATAAAGAATAGTAACTAA
- a CDS encoding sensor histidine kinase, whose translation MVEVDALKDDEADKEEMLIRRELDKLSKEELINKFINLSEAKKTQEDFILNISHDLRSPLNIILSILQCYKNEYKDMNKGNQCLEHMESIKRNGYKILKLINNLIDTTKLEKKHYNIKRENLDIINLIEWNISSIDKYAKQKNIALVFDTNVEECTMAIDAEAIDRIIMNLISNAIKFSKPGSSIYINTWKSINQIIISVRDEGIGIPEDEQNTIFNRFIQSSKNKRHENSGSGIGLDLVKYLTKAHNGSIELKSEENIGSEFIIKLPIEILKYNETSENKCLNAQSKVEVLELEFSDIYL comes from the coding sequence ATGGTTGAGGTTGATGCTTTGAAAGACGATGAAGCAGATAAAGAAGAGATGTTAATCAGAAGGGAACTTGATAAACTATCAAAAGAAGAATTAATCAATAAATTTATTAATTTATCAGAAGCTAAAAAAACTCAAGAGGATTTTATTTTAAACATTTCTCATGACTTAAGATCACCGCTAAATATAATTTTAAGTATTTTACAATGTTATAAGAATGAATATAAAGACATGAATAAGGGGAATCAATGTCTAGAACATATGGAGAGTATAAAAAGAAATGGGTATAAGATATTGAAACTTATAAATAATCTCATAGATACTACAAAATTAGAAAAAAAACATTATAATATTAAAAGAGAGAATTTGGATATAATTAATTTGATAGAATGGAATATATCATCTATAGATAAATATGCCAAACAGAAAAACATAGCATTAGTTTTTGATACAAATGTTGAGGAGTGTACTATGGCGATAGATGCTGAGGCAATAGATAGAATAATTATGAATTTAATTTCTAATGCTATAAAGTTTTCTAAGCCTGGAAGTAGCATATATATAAATACTTGGAAGAGCATTAATCAAATAATTATTTCAGTAAGAGATGAGGGAATAGGAATACCTGAAGATGAACAAAATACTATTTTTAATAGATTCATTCAATCATCAAAAAATAAAAGACATGAGAATTCTGGAAGCGGTATAGGGTTAGATTTAGTTAAGTACTTAACCAAAGCTCATAATGGAAGTATAGAGCTTAAAAGTGAAGAAAATATTGGTTCAGAGTTTATAATTAAACTACCAATAGAAATATTAAAATATAATGAAACATCTGAAAATAAATGCTTAAATGCTCAAAGTAAAGTAGAAGTACTTGAATTAGAGTTTTCAGATATTTATCTTTAA
- a CDS encoding phosphatidylserine decarboxylase, producing MIQIYNRTTKTYEEELIAGKKYIEWTYESPLGKNITELFAKKKLFSKIYGMYCDTKLSSNKISSFIESFNVDMTMAKKKAHEFNSFNDFFIRELTPEARPLNKDENILISPGDGRITTYENIDLDNIVQIKGLTYSLRELINDNTVADKYKNGVCLILRLCPTDYHRFHFVDSGTPCKNHFIKGYYYSVNPIALKSIPKLFCENKREWSLFKSDNFKDVLHIEVGATCVGSILQSYSPNTRVNKGDEKGYFKFGGSTTILFFEKDCVKIDTDILEQSNLGFECKVQLGESIGTKII from the coding sequence ATGATTCAAATATATAATAGAACTACTAAAACTTATGAAGAAGAACTTATTGCTGGGAAAAAGTACATTGAATGGACATATGAATCTCCACTTGGAAAAAATATTACTGAACTTTTTGCTAAAAAGAAACTATTTTCTAAGATATATGGAATGTATTGCGATACAAAATTAAGTTCAAATAAAATCTCATCATTTATAGAAAGTTTTAATGTTGATATGACTATGGCAAAGAAAAAAGCCCATGAATTTAATTCTTTTAATGATTTTTTTATAAGAGAATTAACCCCTGAAGCCAGACCACTAAATAAAGATGAAAATATTTTAATTTCTCCTGGTGATGGAAGAATTACTACTTATGAAAATATTGATTTAGATAACATAGTTCAAATTAAAGGCTTAACTTATAGTTTAAGGGAATTAATAAATGATAATACAGTTGCTGATAAATATAAGAATGGAGTATGTCTTATATTAAGACTATGCCCTACTGACTACCATAGATTTCACTTTGTGGATTCAGGAACCCCTTGTAAAAATCACTTTATTAAAGGCTATTACTATTCTGTAAACCCAATAGCACTAAAGAGTATTCCTAAACTTTTTTGTGAAAATAAAAGAGAATGGTCATTATTTAAATCAGATAACTTTAAAGATGTGTTGCATATAGAAGTTGGCGCTACTTGTGTTGGTTCAATCCTTCAAAGTTATTCACCTAATACTCGTGTAAATAAAGGTGATGAAAAAGGTTATTTTAAATTTGGAGGATCAACCACAATATTATTTTTTGAAAAAGATTGTGTGAAAATAGATACCGATATTCTAGAACAATCTAATTTAGGCTTTGAATGTAAAGTTCAACTTGGTGAAAGTATTGGTACTAAAATTATATAA
- a CDS encoding TetR/AcrR family transcriptional regulator — MNKTKSLIFESAIKTFSESGYRGATMDDIASNAGLAKGTLYYNFASKEEIFNFIVEEGLQILQNQVIEVQYMDMEPIQKLIKICRIQLTFLYGYTNFFKVVMSQLWGTENRQTELREKIRKYINEIEINIKAAMENGQIEKGDTELIAFQFFGSLCSSAIYESIHIEEISLENIIDSTIRFTLKGLGIHIEVAN; from the coding sequence ATGAATAAAACAAAGAGCTTAATATTTGAATCTGCGATAAAAACATTTTCTGAATCTGGATATAGAGGAGCTACAATGGATGATATAGCTTCAAATGCAGGTCTTGCAAAGGGAACATTGTATTATAATTTTGCAAGTAAAGAAGAAATATTTAATTTTATCGTTGAAGAAGGACTTCAAATATTACAAAATCAAGTTATTGAGGTTCAATATATGGATATGGAACCAATTCAAAAATTGATAAAAATATGCAGAATACAATTAACTTTCCTTTATGGATATACAAATTTTTTCAAGGTAGTAATGAGTCAACTATGGGGAACTGAAAATAGACAAACTGAATTACGTGAAAAAATAAGAAAATATATAAATGAAATTGAAATTAATATAAAAGCTGCAATGGAAAATGGTCAAATTGAAAAGGGTGATACGGAACTTATAGCATTTCAATTTTTTGGATCACTATGTTCATCTGCAATATATGAATCAATTCATATTGAAGAAATAAGTTTAGAAAATATTATAGATAGTACAATAAGATTTACACTAAAGGGATTAGGAATACATATTGAAGTAGCTAATTAG
- a CDS encoding ABC-F family ATP-binding cassette domain-containing protein: MINVSNVSLRFGGRKLFEDVNLKFTPGNCYGVIGANGAGKSTFLKILSGEIEPNTGEVSIAANLRMSVLKQEHNKYDGFQVLETVIMGNERLYEIMKEKDEIYAKPNFSDADGIKASELEGEFAELNGWEAESEASSVLQGLGIGTDLHLKNVSELTGGEKVKVLLAQALFGNPGILILDEPTNGLDLKAVNWLEDFLGNFDGTVIVVSHDRHFLNSVCTQMADVDFAKIKIYVGNYDFWYESSQLAFQLSKDQNKKKEEKIKDLQDFIARFSANASKSKQATSRKKLLDKITLDDIQPSSRKYPFVGFKPEREVGNDILSVTDLSKTIDGVKILDNINFMVNKEDKIALIGNEIAVSTLFKILAGEMDPDSGEFKWGITITNSYFPNDNSKFFDDCNLSLVDWLRQYSEEKSESYIRGFLGRMLFSGEEALKEANVLSGGEKVRCMLSRMMLSNANVLMLDQPTNHLDLESITAVNNGLKDYSSNLLFASHDHQFIQTIATRVIDIKDDGSIVDKTMSFDEYLEFSNSNK; the protein is encoded by the coding sequence TTGATAAACGTATCAAATGTTAGTCTTAGATTTGGTGGACGTAAACTTTTTGAAGATGTCAACCTTAAATTCACTCCTGGTAATTGCTATGGAGTTATTGGTGCCAATGGTGCTGGAAAGAGTACATTCCTTAAAATACTGTCTGGAGAAATAGAACCTAATACTGGTGAAGTTTCAATTGCTGCTAATTTAAGAATGTCAGTATTAAAACAAGAACATAATAAATATGATGGTTTTCAAGTTTTAGAAACTGTAATAATGGGTAACGAAAGACTATATGAAATCATGAAAGAAAAAGACGAAATATATGCAAAACCTAATTTTTCTGATGCTGATGGAATTAAAGCTTCTGAATTAGAAGGTGAATTTGCTGAACTTAATGGTTGGGAAGCAGAATCTGAAGCTTCTTCTGTTCTACAAGGATTAGGAATAGGAACAGATCTTCATTTAAAAAATGTATCAGAATTAACTGGTGGAGAAAAAGTTAAAGTTCTTTTAGCTCAAGCTCTATTCGGAAATCCTGGAATCTTAATTCTAGATGAACCTACTAACGGCTTAGATTTAAAAGCTGTAAACTGGTTAGAAGACTTCTTGGGTAATTTTGATGGAACTGTTATAGTTGTATCCCATGATAGACATTTCTTAAATTCAGTTTGTACTCAAATGGCTGATGTTGATTTTGCAAAGATTAAGATTTATGTTGGTAACTATGATTTCTGGTATGAATCAAGTCAATTAGCTTTTCAATTATCAAAAGATCAAAACAAGAAAAAGGAAGAAAAAATTAAAGATTTGCAAGACTTCATTGCAAGATTTAGTGCTAATGCTTCTAAATCTAAACAAGCAACATCTCGTAAAAAATTATTAGATAAAATTACTTTAGATGATATACAACCATCAAGCAGAAAATATCCTTTTGTAGGATTTAAACCTGAAAGAGAAGTTGGTAATGATATTTTATCAGTTACTGATTTATCTAAAACTATTGATGGCGTTAAAATATTAGACAATATAAATTTCATGGTTAATAAAGAAGATAAGATTGCTCTCATTGGTAATGAAATAGCTGTATCCACATTATTTAAAATATTAGCTGGGGAAATGGATCCAGATAGTGGCGAATTCAAATGGGGAATAACTATTACTAATTCTTACTTCCCAAATGATAATTCAAAATTCTTTGATGATTGTAACCTTTCTTTAGTAGATTGGCTTAGACAATATTCAGAAGAAAAATCTGAAAGCTATATTAGAGGTTTCTTAGGCAGAATGTTATTCTCTGGAGAAGAAGCACTAAAAGAAGCTAATGTATTATCAGGAGGAGAAAAGGTTAGATGTATGTTATCTAGAATGATGCTTTCTAATGCTAATGTATTAATGTTAGATCAACCGACTAACCATCTTGACCTTGAATCAATAACAGCTGTAAATAATGGTTTAAAAGATTATAGTAGTAACCTACTATTTGCTTCTCATGACCACCAATTCATCCAAACTATAGCAACTAGAGTTATAGATATTAAAGATGATGGTTCTATAGTTGATAAAACTATGTCATTTGATGAATACTTAGAGTTTTCTAATTCTAATAAATAG
- a CDS encoding DUF1836 domain-containing protein translates to MTEFNIDNYINSQKSSNNINLNDFPEIDLYMDQVMQLFESKLSYTKRNDDDKVLTKTMINNYAKGNLLMKIKNKKYTKNHLILMGLIYNLKGALSLTDIKTILTPIVDSFEKEQEYHLNDVYQSFLDIYDLNLEDLKNSSGKIYKNIKQLVNNKDNLLGDYEEKILLICAYTSMSNLYRRMSEQLIDECFDTPKNHK, encoded by the coding sequence ATGACTGAATTTAATATTGATAATTATATAAATTCACAAAAATCATCTAACAATATTAATTTAAATGATTTTCCCGAAATTGATTTGTACATGGATCAAGTAATGCAGCTATTTGAAAGTAAATTAAGTTACACTAAAAGAAATGATGATGATAAAGTTCTTACTAAAACTATGATTAATAATTATGCAAAAGGTAATCTCTTGATGAAAATTAAAAATAAAAAGTATACTAAAAATCATCTTATTTTAATGGGTTTAATTTATAATTTAAAAGGGGCTTTATCTTTAACTGATATTAAAACAATTTTAACTCCTATAGTTGATTCATTTGAAAAAGAACAAGAATATCACTTAAATGATGTATATCAATCTTTTCTTGATATATATGATTTAAATTTAGAAGACCTTAAAAATTCTTCTGGTAAAATATATAAAAATATAAAACAACTGGTAAATAATAAAGATAATCTCTTAGGGGATTATGAAGAAAAAATTCTACTAATATGTGCATACACTAGCATGAGTAATCTCTATAGACGTATGAGTGAACAATTAATAGATGAATGTTTTGACACTCCTAAAAATCACAAATAG
- the trhA gene encoding PAQR family membrane homeostasis protein TrhA: MEKYLREPINGLTHCIAAVLSLFALIAMLVKAYVTGSSAVTFGSVLFFGVSMILLYSASTTYHWVKASDKVIKGLKRLDHSMIFILIAGSYAPFCLVALNGKIGMNLFLAVTICAVVGIGFKLCWVTCPRWLSSTMYIGIGWLAIVAIYPMSQVLAVAGLVWLILGGLMYTIGGVIYALKTEKRIWLFGRHEIFHVFIMLGTLCHFICIFVYII; encoded by the coding sequence ATGGAGAAATATTTAAGAGAACCTATTAATGGATTAACTCATTGTATTGCTGCAGTATTATCATTATTTGCTTTGATTGCTATGTTAGTTAAGGCATATGTAACAGGAAGTTCTGCAGTAACATTTGGATCAGTACTATTTTTTGGTGTAAGTATGATTTTATTATACAGTGCATCGACAACATATCATTGGGTAAAGGCTAGTGATAAAGTAATAAAAGGTCTAAAAAGATTAGATCATTCAATGATATTTATTTTAATTGCAGGATCATATGCTCCATTCTGTTTGGTAGCATTAAATGGGAAAATAGGAATGAACTTATTTTTAGCTGTTACAATCTGTGCAGTTGTAGGAATAGGATTTAAATTATGTTGGGTAACTTGTCCTAGATGGTTAAGCAGCACAATGTATATAGGAATTGGTTGGCTTGCAATAGTTGCAATATATCCAATGTCACAAGTTTTAGCAGTAGCTGGATTAGTATGGTTGATTTTAGGCGGTTTAATGTATACAATAGGTGGAGTCATATATGCATTGAAAACGGAGAAAAGGATATGGCTATTTGGAAGACATGAGATATTTCATGTATTTATTATGTTAGGTACACTTTGCCATTTTATTTGTATATTTGTATATATAATTTAA